Below is a genomic region from Streptomyces sp. RPA4-2.
TACCTGGGGTGAGAGAAGGGCCGCGGCGGTGGCCAGGACCACCAGGGCCGCGCAGCCTGCCAGCGTGCGGCTGGTGCCGAGGGCGGAGGCGACGGGCCCCGCGGCGAGCAGTCCCAGCGGCGCCAGGGCGAGTGACCCGAACCAGTCGTAGGAGCTGACACGGGAAAGGACTTCCTCGGGGATCTCGCGCTGGATCGTGGTGGCCCACAGCACCCCGAAGACGTCGCCGGCGACGCCCGCGAGGAACATGGCCGCGGCGATCAGCCATACCGGGGCCCGGGTACTGAGCAGGGCGATCGGCACGGCCGCCGGGAAGGTGGCCAGTACGGCGACCAGGAGCGGCCGTGCGACCCGTACCCGGGCGGCGAGTCCCGCCCCGGCGATGGTGCCCAGGGCCTGGGCGCCCACGATGACCGACCACGCCCGTGCCCCTCCCAGATGGTCCTCGGCCGTCATGGGGCCCAGGACCCCGACGTTGGCGTTGACGGCCGCGATCACGATCGCGTACTGGGCGACCACGACCCACAGCCACTGACGGGACGAGAACTCCCGCCAGCCCTCGCGCAGGTCGGCCCAGCCCGACGACCTCTTCGGAGGCCGCGAGGCCGTCCGCAGACGGGCCGTCAACATCGCGCTGATCACGAAGGACGCGGCGTTCAGCGCGAGCGCCCAGCCGGCGCCGACCAGGGCCACGGTCACGCCCGACAGCGCCAGCCCCAGGAGCAGCGAGCTGTTGGTGCCGACCCGCAGCATGCCGTTGGCCCGCTGCAGCCGGTCGGCGGGCACGACCAGCGGCACGATGCCGTCCATCGCCGGAGCGAACAGGGAGGTCGCTGTTCCGGCCGCGGCGGCCAGCAGGCACATCGCCGTCAGCGGCGCGTGACCGGTCAGCACCATCGCGGCCAGCCCCGCGTACGCCCCGGCCCCCAGTACGTCGGCCACAGCCATCAAGCGGGACCGTGACATCCGGTCCGCGATCACTCCGCCGACCAGGATGAACACCAGCTGCGGCAGCGCCTGGCAGGCCACCACCAGCGACAGACGACCCGGACTGGCTCCCGGCAGAGCGAGTACCGCGAACGCCAGCGCGACGCGCGCGAAGCCGTTGCCGAGCACGGAGACGATCCGCGCGGAGGTGAGCAGTACGAAGGGCCGGTTGCGCCACAGCGGTGGCGCTTGCGAGGAGACGGTCACGGCCAGGCACTCTATGCGGCTCGGGCCGACGCCGACGAGACCCCGTGGCAGATCGGGGAACCCGGCGACGCGCACCCGCTCGTGCCCGGACCGGGAGGACGGGGGAGGCCGCCGGAGTGCTCGGAGCCCAGCGCGAAGGCCCGTGCGCTCCTGGGAGTGCACGGGCCTTCTGTTCCCCTGGAACCGGACGTTCGGGCTCGGGTCAATGGGCCGGCGAAAGTCTGGCTCCGTGGAGCACGGCTGACGAAAAGGGGTGTGTCAGGCCGTGATCTCGGGGTTCTTGGAGAGGCCGGGAGCCGGGACGGTCTCCTTGACCTCGGGGTAGTGGCACGCCGTGAGGTGACCCTCGCGGTTGCCCTCGATCCGGACCAGCGGCGGGGCCTCCGACGCGCACTTCTCCGTCGCCTTCCAGCAGCGGGTACGGAAGCGGCAGCCGGACGGCGGGTTGAGCGGCGACGGCACGTCACCGGTCAGCAGGATGCGCTCGCGGGCCGGGACCTCGTCCGCCGTGGCCTCGGGGACGGCCGAGAGCAGGGCGCGGGTGTACGGGTGGCGCGGGTTGTCGTACAGGTCCTCGCGGTCGGCGATCTCGACGATCTTGCCGAGGTACATGACCGCGACGCGCTGCGAGAAGTGCCGGACGATCGCCAGGTCGTGGGCGATGAAGAGGAACGCGATGCCCAGGTCCTTCTGGAGGTCCTGGAGCAGGTTGACCACCTGCGCCTGGATGGAGACGTCCAGGGCCGAGACGGGCTCGTCCGCGACGATCAGCTTCGGTTCCAGGGCGAGCGCGCGGGCGACGCCGATGCGCTGGCGCTGACCGCCGGAGAACTCGTGCGGGAACCGGTTGTAGTGCTCGGGGTTGAGACCCACCGTCTCCAGCAGCTCGCGCACGCGCTTCTCGAAGCCGCCGGCCGGCTTGATGCCGTTGATCTCCATCGGGCCCGAGATGATCTTGCCGACCGTCTGGCGGGGGTTGAGGGAGGCGTACGGGTCCTGGAAGATCATCTGGATCTCGGAGCGGACCGGGGCCAGCTGCTTGCGGCCGGCGTGCGTGATGTCCTGGCCGCGATAGCTGATCCTGCCGCCGGTGGGCTCCAGGAGGCGAGTGATCAGCCGGCCCGTCGTCGACTTGCCGCAGCCCGACTCACCGACCAGGCCCAGGCTCTCGCCCTCGGCGACCTGGAAGTCGAGGCCGTCCACGGCCTGGACCGCGCCGATCTTCCGCTTGAAGGGGAAGCCTCCCATCACCGGGAAGTGCTTGGTCAGACCGGTGACGTCCAGGAGGGGGTTCGTGTTGCTCATGATCGTGAAATCCCGTCTCTGTTACGTCAGTGCGA
It encodes:
- a CDS encoding MFS transporter produces the protein MTVSSQAPPLWRNRPFVLLTSARIVSVLGNGFARVALAFAVLALPGASPGRLSLVVACQALPQLVFILVGGVIADRMSRSRLMAVADVLGAGAYAGLAAMVLTGHAPLTAMCLLAAAAGTATSLFAPAMDGIVPLVVPADRLQRANGMLRVGTNSSLLLGLALSGVTVALVGAGWALALNAASFVISAMLTARLRTASRPPKRSSGWADLREGWREFSSRQWLWVVVAQYAIVIAAVNANVGVLGPMTAEDHLGGARAWSVIVGAQALGTIAGAGLAARVRVARPLLVAVLATFPAAVPIALLSTRAPVWLIAAAMFLAGVAGDVFGVLWATTIQREIPEEVLSRVSSYDWFGSLALAPLGLLAAGPVASALGTSRTLAGCAALVVLATAAALLSPQVRTLRAAAGASSEAAVPAPSGPAEHPVGEEAAG
- a CDS encoding dipeptide ABC transporter ATP-binding protein is translated as MSNTNPLLDVTGLTKHFPVMGGFPFKRKIGAVQAVDGLDFQVAEGESLGLVGESGCGKSTTGRLITRLLEPTGGRISYRGQDITHAGRKQLAPVRSEIQMIFQDPYASLNPRQTVGKIISGPMEINGIKPAGGFEKRVRELLETVGLNPEHYNRFPHEFSGGQRQRIGVARALALEPKLIVADEPVSALDVSIQAQVVNLLQDLQKDLGIAFLFIAHDLAIVRHFSQRVAVMYLGKIVEIADREDLYDNPRHPYTRALLSAVPEATADEVPARERILLTGDVPSPLNPPSGCRFRTRCWKATEKCASEAPPLVRIEGNREGHLTACHYPEVKETVPAPGLSKNPEITA